A genome region from Camelina sativa cultivar DH55 chromosome 10, Cs, whole genome shotgun sequence includes the following:
- the LOC104717418 gene encoding WAT1-related protein At4g28040-like, which translates to MEVSKYKAVLALVFLQFTSAGVALFTKAAFTEGLTPTVFVVYRQAIATVFICPISFFSAWKKENKPSLGLRGFWWVTLTAVFGVTVNQNAYFNGLDLSSSSMACAMTNLIPAVTFIISVIVGYESLKRRSMKSIAKVIGTGVCVGGAMTMTFLRGPKLLNALLNQDSTTWLLGCILLVISTLAWSFWLIFQIPIASHCPDHLYTCSCICIMATISSFLVALALGNTHLSPWKLDSSLKLSCCIYSGIHLALMFFLQAWVVTQEGPLFSALFNPLAAIISTFFGALYFQEQTYLGSLLGALTVILGLYIVLWGKSEDYQEEYIDLKLEDGHTTSSEADIASIMIGDKVFRSSELLDVPLLM; encoded by the exons aTGGAGGTATCGAAATACAAGGCGGTGTTGGCGTTAGTGTTTTTGCAGTTCACGTCGGCGGGAGTTGCACTCTTCACGAAAGCTGCTTTCACGGAAGGACTCACTCCCACCGTCTTCGTTGTTTACCGTCAAGCCATCGCCACTGTCTTCATCTGCCCCATCTCATTCTTTTCCGCTTG gaaaaaagaaaacaaaccttctCTGGGACTACGAGGCTTTTGGTGGGTGACTCTCACGGCTGTTTTTGGTGTGACTGTGAACCAGAACGCTTATTTTAATGGACTTGActtgtcttcttcatccatGGCTTGTGCAATGACTAATCTTATTCCTGCTGTCACCTTCATTATCTCCGTCATTGTTGG ATACGAGAGTTTGAAGAGGAGAAGTATGAAAAGTATTGCAAAGGTAATAGGAACAGGTGTGTGTGTGGGAGGAGCCATGACAATGACTTTTCTCAGAGGTCCAAAATTGCTCAACGCCCTGCTCAACCAAGACAGCACCACTTGGTTACTCGGCTGCATACTTCTTGTCATTAGTACATTGGCTTGGTCCTTTTGGTTGATCTTTCAGATTCCTATTGCCTCTCACTGTCCTGATCACTTGTACACTTGCTCCTGCATATGTATCATGGCTACCATATCCTCTTTCCTCGTGGCTCTCGCCTTAGGCAACACTCATTTATCACCATGGAAGCTTGATTCCTCTTTGAAGCTCTCCTGTTGCATATACTCTGGCATCCATTTGGCGCTAATGTTCTTTTTACAAGCTTGGGTCGTTACACAGGAAGGACCTCTTTTCTCTGCCCTCTTCAACCCTCTTGCAGCAATCATCAGCACTTTCTTCGGGGCTTTGTATTTCCAAGAACAGACTTACCTCGGGAG CTTGCTAGGCGCTTTGACTGTCATCCTTGGTCTCTACATTGTTCTCTGGGGAAAATCCGAAGACTATCAAGAAGAATACATAGACCTAAAATTGGAAGATGGACACACCACTTCCTCCGAAGCTGACATTGCTTCCATTATGATTGGTGATAAGGTCTTCCGTAGTTCAGAGCTCTTAGACGTACCTCTTCTCATGTGA
- the LOC104717417 gene encoding uncharacterized protein LOC104717417, with translation MAFLCSSLPSSSSMAIFSESTTDVTSRLSLSIPSLRFRFRPAASHICAPAIDKSTFVVSETVSEDELWAAACLRVRTFNEFNPSAYNIQDHRRYLAEREFEALKERTSGKREGFTRVACINATLPLSQLSSSSEDLCSACKFSDGIEDRVVVGSLDLNQCRWLPDEIAGTKPEGIGVDFARAYLSNVCVAKELHRNGVGYKLIEKSKEVGREWGVTDMYVHVTVDNEAAKRLYMKSGFEQETSEPAWQARYLNRPQRLLLWLGLSTSSIMSM, from the exons atgGCGTTTCTCTGTTCGTCTCTTCCAAGTTCATCCTCCATGGCCATTTTCAGCGAGTCAACCACGGATGTAACATCGCGCTTGTCTCTTTCGATTCCTTCCTTGAGGTTCCGGTTCCGTCCCGCCGCTTCACACATTTGTGCTCCGGCGATCGACAAGTCGACGTTCGTCGTATCCGAAACGGTGTCAGAAGATGAGCTCTGGGCTGCAGCTTGTCTTCGCGTACGGACCTTCAACGAGTTCAATCCTTCTGCTTACAATATCCAA GATCACAGAAGATACTTGGCAGAGCGTGAGTTCGAGGCGCTGAAAGAGAGAACTTCAGGAAAGAGGGAAGGGTTTACTCGGGTCGCCTGCATAAATGCTACTCTTCCATTGTCGCAACTATCAAGCTCCTCTGAGGATTTATGCTCTGCATGTAAG TTCTCTGACGGCATAGAAGATAGAGTTGTGGTGGGGAGTCTTGATCTCAACCAATGCCGTTGGCTTCCCGATGAAATTGCTGGAACAAAACCAGAG gGGATTGGTGTGGATTTCGCGAGAGCATACTTAAGCAACGTCTGTGTTGCGAAAGAGCTGCATCGCAATGGAGTTGGTTACAAACTCATTGAAAAGTCTAAGGAAGTTGGTAGAGAATGGG GCGTAACGGATATGTACGTGCATGTGACCGTGGACAATGAAGCAGCGAAGAGGCTATATATGAAAAGTGGGTTCGAGCAGGAAACCTCGGAGCCAGCGTGGCAAGCTCGATACCTCAACAGGCCACAACGGCTCCTCCTCTGGCTCGGCCTCTCTACCTCCTCAATCATGTCCATGTAA
- the LOC104717420 gene encoding uncharacterized protein LOC104717420 has translation MVVTSFSSPPRIFFLPGADPPHLSSSNGRRFAIPSSSLVNGLRRHQNAKLVGNRARGGVVRVLANPNVSPPPPPGKVKVKKEVIMVDPVEAKRIAGKQMEEIKGREKQQRRREIEAINGAWAVIGLMIGLVIEAQTGKGIVAQLVGYWSAAVHLFTPSA, from the exons ATGGTGGTGACGTCTTTCTCTTCACCGCCGCGTATCTTCTTCCTCCCTGGAGCTGATCCTCCtcacctttcttcttccaatGGACGACGCTTTGCAATTCCTTCCTCTTCTCTCGT AAACGGATTAAGAAGACACCAAAATGCGAAGTTGGTGGGAAACAGAGCCAGAGGTGGAGTAGTTCGAGTCCTAGCAAATCCAAAT GTatcacctcctcctcctccaggaAAAGTTAAGGTAAAAAAAGAGGTCATCATGGTAGACCCTGTTGAAGCCAAACGGATAGCTGGAAAGCAAATGGAAGAGATTAAAGGCAGAGAGAAACAACAG AGAAGGCGTGAAATAGAGGCTATAAACGGAGCCTGGGCAGTCATAGGACTGATGATAGGGCTAGTGATCGAAGCCCAAACGGGGAAGGGTATTGTGGCTCAG TTGGTTGGTTATTGGTCTGCGGCTGTGCATCTATTCACTCCATCAGCATAA
- the LOC104717421 gene encoding uncharacterized protein LOC104717421 isoform X2, whose product MAIAVAGHSNGYTTTALAFTLAVVSVSAAVSLYRWRRRGEDLEYRIKELEKSLGSTMEKSASERKGRVKAQQALREALAQTESQDLHSKIYPMRPIGTIQSCFSTRNGTPRQPLLVSLARACLIFDPALVPPASLEGLEEYSHCWILYVFHLNTDIEKLWRKPSQSKLKAKVRVPRLNGERKGVFATRSPHRPCPIGLTVAKVEEIQKDKVLLSGVDLVDGTPVLDIKPYLPYSDSIQGASVPNWVKEDCQLAVTSVSFSDTFSSSIATCWKLIEKKSLYGSADELKSLITQVLSWDIRSLSQRNKPQDTSDAEIVYHLVLEGLDVSYMIDNESNILVQDVSRPQNLQDVAGS is encoded by the exons ATGGCTATTGCAGTTGCAGGACACTCCAACGGCTATACTACGACGGCTTTAGCCTTTACACTCGCCGTAGTATCTGTATCCGCAGCAGTCTCGT TGTATAGATGGAGAAGACGAGGAGAAGATTTGGAGTATAGGATCAAAGAACTTGAAAAGTCTTTGGGATCTACCATGGAGAAAAGTGCTTCTGAGAGAAAAGGTCGAGTTAAGGCTCAGCAG GCTTTACGAGAGGCGTTAGCACAGACTGAGTCACAAGATTTACACAGCAAGATATACCCGATGCGACCAATTGGTACTATTCAGTCTTGCTTCTCTACAAG GAACGGGACACCAAGGCAGCCATTGCTTGTTTCTTTAGCAAGGGCATGTTTAATCTTTGATCCGGCTTTGGTTCCTCCTGCATCTCTTGAGGGTCTCGAAGAGTATTCTCACTGTTGGATACTATATGTGTTTCATCTCAACACTGATATCGAGAAGCTATGGAGAAAGCCATCCCAGTCTAAGCTCAAGGCAAAG GTGAGAGTGCCAAGACTTAATGGGGAACGGAAGGGAGTCTTTGCTACTCGGTCCCCTCATCGACCTTGTCCCATTGGGCTCACTGTTGCTAAG GTGGAGGAAATCCAAAAGGATAAGGTTCTGCTCTCTGGTGTCGATCTGGTGGATGGGACT CCGGTGCTCGACATTAAGCCTTATTTACCATACTCAGACAGTATTCAAGGAGCCTCAGTGCCAAACTGGGTAAAG GAGGATTGCCAATTGGCTGTGACTTCTGTGAGTTTCTCAGAcaccttctcttcctccatcGCCACCTGCTGGAAACTGATA GAAAAGAAGTCTCTGTATGGTTCAGCGGATGAGCTGAAGAGCTTGATTACACAGGTCCTGTCCTGGGACATACGATCATTGTCACAGCGGAACAAGCCACAAGATACATCAGATGCCGAAATTGTTTATCACTTGGTTCTGGAGGGACTAGATGTGTCTTACATGATAGATAATGAAAGTAATATTCTCGTTCAAGATGTTTCTCGTCCCCAAAACCTGCAAGATGTTGCAGGAAGCTGA
- the LOC104717421 gene encoding uncharacterized protein LOC104717421 isoform X1 yields MEKSASERKGRVKAQQALREALAQTESQDLHSKIYPMRPIGTIQSCFSTRNGTPRQPLLVSLARACLIFDPALVPPASLEGLEEYSHCWILYVFHLNTDIEKLWRKPSQSKLKAKVRVPRLNGERKGVFATRSPHRPCPIGLTVAKVEEIQKDKVLLSGVDLVDGTPVLDIKPYLPYSDSIQGASVPNWVKEDCQLAVTSVSFSDTFSSSIATCWKLIEKKSLYGSADELKSLITQVLSWDIRSLSQRNKPQDTSDAEIVYHLVLEGLDVSYMIDNESNILVQDVSRPQNLQDVAGS; encoded by the exons ATGGAGAAAAGTGCTTCTGAGAGAAAAGGTCGAGTTAAGGCTCAGCAG GCTTTACGAGAGGCGTTAGCACAGACTGAGTCACAAGATTTACACAGCAAGATATACCCGATGCGACCAATTGGTACTATTCAGTCTTGCTTCTCTACAAG GAACGGGACACCAAGGCAGCCATTGCTTGTTTCTTTAGCAAGGGCATGTTTAATCTTTGATCCGGCTTTGGTTCCTCCTGCATCTCTTGAGGGTCTCGAAGAGTATTCTCACTGTTGGATACTATATGTGTTTCATCTCAACACTGATATCGAGAAGCTATGGAGAAAGCCATCCCAGTCTAAGCTCAAGGCAAAG GTGAGAGTGCCAAGACTTAATGGGGAACGGAAGGGAGTCTTTGCTACTCGGTCCCCTCATCGACCTTGTCCCATTGGGCTCACTGTTGCTAAG GTGGAGGAAATCCAAAAGGATAAGGTTCTGCTCTCTGGTGTCGATCTGGTGGATGGGACT CCGGTGCTCGACATTAAGCCTTATTTACCATACTCAGACAGTATTCAAGGAGCCTCAGTGCCAAACTGGGTAAAG GAGGATTGCCAATTGGCTGTGACTTCTGTGAGTTTCTCAGAcaccttctcttcctccatcGCCACCTGCTGGAAACTGATA GAAAAGAAGTCTCTGTATGGTTCAGCGGATGAGCTGAAGAGCTTGATTACACAGGTCCTGTCCTGGGACATACGATCATTGTCACAGCGGAACAAGCCACAAGATACATCAGATGCCGAAATTGTTTATCACTTGGTTCTGGAGGGACTAGATGTGTCTTACATGATAGATAATGAAAGTAATATTCTCGTTCAAGATGTTTCTCGTCCCCAAAACCTGCAAGATGTTGCAGGAAGCTGA
- the LOC104717423 gene encoding uncharacterized protein LOC104717423, producing the protein MEQKSVLFSALGVGVGLGIGLASGQSLGKWANGSISAEDGLTGEKIEQELVRQIVDGRQSSVTFDEFPYYLSEKTRLLLTSAAYVHLKQFDISKHTRNLAPGSKAILLSGPAESYQQMLAKALAHYFESKLLLLDITDFSIKIQSKYGCVKKETSHKRSISEMTLDKMYNLVGSLSMLSQREETRGTLRRITSGNDLHSRGFDVTSHPPRLKRNASAASDMSSISSRSATSASGSSKRSTNLCFDERVFLQSLYKVLVSVSETNPIIIYLRDVEKLCQSERFFKLFQRLLTKLSGPVLVLGSRLLEPEEDCQEVGESISTLFPYNIEIRPPEDESQLMSWKARFEDDMKVIQFQDNKNHIAEVLAANDLECDDLGSICHADTMFLSSHIEEIVVSAISYHLMHNKEPEYKNGRLVISSNSLSHGLGILQEGNRCFEDSLKLDANTDTKVQGEESEGIIKSESKSETAAPENKNESTPKNECPLPPKAPEVAPDNEFEKRIRPEVIPANEIGVTFADIGSLDETKESLQELVMLPLRRPDLFKGGLLKPCRGILLFGPPGTGKTMMAKAIANEAGASFINVSMSTITSKWFGEDEKNVRALFTLAAKVSPTIIFVDEVDSMLGQRTRVGEHEAMRKIKNEFMTHWDGLMSNSGDRILVLAATNRPFDLDEAIIRRFERRIMVGLPSIESREKILRTLLSKEKTENLDFQELAQMTDGYSGSDLKNFCTTAAYRPVRELIKQECLKDQERKKRGEEAEKSNEEVSEANEEVSEERIIKLRPLSMEDMKVAKSQVAASFAAEGAGMNELKQWNELYGEGGSRKKEQLSYFL; encoded by the exons ATGGAGCAGAAGAGCGTACTGTTTTCAGCTTTAGGAGTTGGAGTTGGGTTAGGCATTGGGCTAGCGTCAGGTCAAAGTTTGGGTAAATGGGCAAACGGGTCGATTTCTGCGGAGGATGGACTTACCGGAGAAAAGATTGAGCAAGAGTTGGTTAGGCAGATTGTTGATGGCAGACAGAGTAGTGTCACTTTCGATGAGTTCCCTTATTACCTAAG TGAGAAAACTCGGCTTTTATTGACAAGTGCAGCTTATGTTCACCTAAAGCAGTTTGATATCTCGAAGCACACACGTAATCTTGCACCTGGAAGTAAGGCCATTCTTCTGTCTGGACCTGCTG AATCCTATCAGCAAATGCTTGCAAAAGCATTGGCTCATTACTTTGAATCGAAACTACTACTACTTGATATAACTGACTTCTCTATTAAG ATACAGAGCAAGTACGGATGCGTCAAGAAGGAAACT TCTCACAAGAGGTCTATTTCTGAGATGACATTGGACAAAATGTACAATTTGGTGGGTTCTCTATCTATGCTCTcccagagagaagaaacaagag GGACCTTGCGTAGGATCACAAGTGGCAACGATCTTCATTCCAG GGGCTTTGACGTTACGAGTCATCCTCCGCGACTCAAGCGGAATGCTTCTGCTGCTTCTGATATGAGTAGCATATCTTCCCGTTCTGCAACTTCTGCTTCAG GTTCAAGCAAACGTAGTACAAACTTATgctttgatgaaagagttttcctTCAGTCACTTTACAAG GTCTTGGTTTCTGTTTCGGAAACCAATCCTATAATAATATACCTGAGGGACGTTGAGAAGCTTTGTCAATCAGAAAG GTTCTTTAAGTTGTTCCAGAGGCTCTTGACTAAGCTATCTGGCCCTGTTTTGGTTCTCGGCTCAAGACTATTGGAACCCGAAGAGGACTGTCAAGAAGTAGGAGAGAGCATTTCTACTTTGTTTCCTTACAACATCGAGATCAGACCGCCAGAGGATGAATCTCAACTCATGAGCTGGAAAGCAAGATTTGAAGATGACATGAAAGTGATACAGTTTCAGGACAACAAGAACCATATAGCTGAGGTTCTTGCCGCTAACGATCTTGAGTGTGATGACTTAGGTTCCATATGCCATGCAGATACGATGTTCCTAAGCAGTCACATTGAGGAAATTGTGGTTTCTGCAATCTCCTACCATTTGATGCACAACAAAGAACCCGAATACAAAAATGGGAGGCTTGTAATATCTTCCAATAG CTTGTCCCATGGACTGGGTATATTACAGGAAGGTAACAGATGCTTTGAGGACTCCTTGAAGCTGGACGCAAACACTGACACCAAG GTGCAGGGAGAAGAAAGTGAAGGGATAATAAAGAGTGAGTCGAAATCTGAGACAGCTGCTCCGGAAAACAAAAATGAGTCGACTCCCAAAAATGAATGTCCCCTGCCTCCAAAAGCACCT GAGGTGGCTCCTGATAACGAATTCGAGAAGCGCATAAGACCAGAGGTTATCCCAGCAAATGAGATAGGTGTGACATTTGCTGATATAGGCTCACTGGATGAAACCAAAGAATCACTTCAAGAGCTTGTTATGCTTCCTCTTCGTAGGCCTGACCTGTTCAAAGGTGGCCTTTTAAAGCCCTGCAGAGGAATCCTCCTCTTTGGACCACCTGGTACTGGGAAAACTATGATGGCAAAAGCCATTGCAAATGAAGCTGGAGCTAGTTTTATAAACGTTTCAATGTCCACAATCACTTCAAAATGGTTTGGAGAAGACGAGAAGAACGTGAGAGCTTTGTTCACCCTTGCAGCCAAAGTGTCTCCGACTATTATTTTTGTGGATGAAGTGGATAGCATGCTGGGACAGAGGACAAGAGTTGGAGAGCATGAAGCTATGAGGAAGATAAAAAATGAGTTCATGACACATTGGGATGGGCTAATGTCGAATTCAGGTGATCGCATTCTCGTTCTTGCAGCAACAAACAGGCCGTTTGATCTCGATGAAGCAATCATTAGGAGGTTTGAGCGAAG AATCATGGTGGGTCTTCCATCGATTGAGAGCAGAGAGAAGATTTTAAGAACCTTAttatcaaaagagaaaacagagaatcttGATTTCCAGGAGCTTGCTCAGATGACAGATGGTTATAGTGGAAGTGATCTCAAG AACTTTTGCACAACAGCAGCATATAGACCAGTGAGGGAGCTGATAAAGCAGGAGTGCTTGAAAGACCAG gagaggaagaagaggggagAGGAAGCAGAGAAGAGTAATGAAGAGGTTTCTGAAGCAAACGAAGAAGTGTCTGAGGAGAGAATCATTAAGTTGAGACCTTTGAGCATGGAAGACATGAAAGTAGCTAAAAGCCAG GTTGCTGCTAGTTTTGCAGCAGAAGGAGCAGGAATGAACGAACTGAAGCAGTGGAACGAATTGTATGGAGAAGGAGGATCCAGGAAGAAGGAACAACTCTCTTACTTCCTTTAA
- the LOC104717425 gene encoding ylmG homolog protein 1-2, chloroplastic-like, with translation MASSTTNSLTLRASVLVNPRLPPILLRPRVSFPRKPSFNLSLQNPRTIVSSAVTSSPSPVLSTDKTPSQFHFSDSTRSITTLAVLAGVVTKSLIQKLSVAMIHLSPQIQSSFRAASPLFFASLRDRPAGYLNTPLTVVAAGLSKWLDIYSGVLMVRVLLSWFPNIPWDRQPLSAIRDLCDPYLNLFRNIIPPVFDTLDVSPLLAFAVLGTLGSILNNSRG, from the coding sequence ATGGCTTCTTCCACCACCAACAGTCTCACTCTTCGCGCTTCAGTCCTTGTAAACCCTAGATTACCTCCCATCCTCCTCCGTCCACGTGTCTCCTTTCCCCGAAAACCctccttcaatctctccctccAAAACCCTAGAACCATCGTCTCCTCCGCCGTTACCTCCTCGCCGTCTCCGGTACTCTCCACCGATAAAACACCTTCTCAATTCCACTTCTCAGACTCGACTAGGTCAATCACCACCCTCGCGGTTCTAGCCGGCGTCGTGACCAAATCCCTAATTCAGAAGCTCTCCGTCGCAATGATTCACCTGTCCCCACAGATTCAGTCATCTTTCCGAGCTGCGAGTCCGTTGTTCTTCGCGTCGCTACGTGATCGTCCCGCCGGATATCTCAACACGCCGCTGACTGTAGTTGCGGCTGGGTTATCCAAATGGCTCGATATCTACAGTGGTGTTCTGATGGTCAGAGTTTTGCTCAGTTGGTTCCCAAACATCCCATGGGATCGCCAGCCTTTGTCTGCCATTAGGGATCTGTGTGATCCTTATCTTAATCTCTTCAGGAACATTATCCCTCCGGTCTTTGATACGCTTGACGTTAGCCCTTTGCTTGCTTTCGCCGTTTTGGGAACTTTGGGTTCGATTCTCAACAACAGCAGAGGATAG
- the LOC104717424 gene encoding titin homolog → MVMKGDSVESDVSEQNSEGSFETLDQIEEKASSIFEFSLHFVDVSESLEKEEEERLRVVEARDKKLCLLEDLVSRRTSLLEEKEIEFDLRQVIEATIVMLERKEETFELKLKEEADKLREESELTRIKEKELEKMLKEIELKQMKLEERLKQQVIEAESRKISNLESEAREKKLNSLEEAIEEKTAELKRKEETFELKQKEEADKLREETELRRNGLEIKEKELEKMLKEVELKQMELEERSNQQLIEAESRKRSNLESEAREKELKALKEAIKEKTAELKRKEETLELKLKEEADKLREENELKRKGLAMKEETLELELQQMESKERSKQQLVEAECRKRSNLELGPSLLAKNDSDAASLTRQAKKQKPQEASDGDIEEIVCTDKSYEDPKLLTCPDRRINDFSKSMSSFAVDQVWALYDPRDDMPRIYAQVRRIFDSQLSLEVTLLEHVKTTKDEKAILSGCGRFEYGDTEIKNHLIFVHEMDHIVCANNVIVNPRKGETWALFRDWNESWNSHPDLHEPPYRYDYVEVISDFDDLSGIAVAYMGRVEGFASVFNRAEQNGPIKIIVSPGEMQKFSHKVASVKLSGDEKEGIPAGSFELNPAATPSYDSVVHENGSTKYLPIIID, encoded by the coding sequence ATGGTAATGAAAGGGGATTCAGTGGAATCAGACGTTTCTGAGCAAAACAGTGAAGGGAGTTTCGAAACCCTAGACCAGATTGAGGAAAAAGCTTCATCGATTTTTGAGTTTTCGCTTCATTTTGTTGACGTGAGTGAGTCGctggagaaggaggaggaagaacgACTGAGAGTGGTTGAAGCGAGGGACAAGAAACTTTGTTTGCTTGAAGATTTAGTATCTCGTAGAACAAGTCTTTTagaggagaaagagatagaaTTTGACTTGAGACAGGTCATTGAAGCAACAATCGTGATGTTGGAAAGAAAGGAGGAGACTTTTGAGCTGAAACtgaaagaagaagctgataAACTGAGAGAGGAGAGTGAACTTACGAGGATTAAGGAGAAGGAACTggaaaaaatgttgaaagagATTGAGTTGAAGCAGATGAAATTAGAAGAAAGATTAAAACAACAGGTAATAGAAGCAGAGTCTCGAAAGATATCAAACCTTGAAAGTgaagcaagagagaagaagcttaaCTCACTTGAGGAAGCTATCGAAGAGAAGACTGCCGAGTTGAAAAGAAAGGAGGAGACTTTTGAGCtgaaacagaaagaagaagctgacaAATTGAGAGAAGAGACTGAACTGAGGAGGAATGGTCTTGAGATTAAGGAGAAGGAACTGGAAAAAATGTTGAAGGAGGTTGAGTTGAAGCAGATGGAATTAGAAGAAAGATCAAATCAACAACTTATAGAAGCAGAGTCTCGAAAGAGATCAAACCTTGAGAGTGAAGCAAGGGAGAAGGAGCTTAAGGCACTTAAGGAAGCTATCAAAGAGAAGACTGCTGAGTTGAAAAGAAAGGAGGAGACTTTAGAGCTGAAACtgaaagaagaagctgataAATTGAGAGAGGAGAACGAACTGAAGAGAAAAGGTCTTGCGATGAAGGAAGAGACACTGGAACTAGAGTTGCAGCAGATGGAATCGAAAGAAAgatcaaaacaacaacttgTAGAAGCAGAGTGTCGAAAGAGATCAAACCTTGAACTTGGGCCGTCCTTGTTGGCAAAGAATGATAGTGATGCTGCTTCTCTTACTCGCCaagcaaaaaaacagaaacctcaGGAAGCAAGTGATGGAGACATTGAAGAAATTGTCTGCACAGATAAAAGCTATGAGGATCCTAAATTGTTAACTTGTCCTGATAGAAGGATCAATGATTTTAGCAAGTCAATGAGCTCTTTTGCTGTTGATCAAGTATGGGCTTTATATGATCCTAGAGATGACATGCCCAGGATCTATGCTCAGGTTAGAAGAATTTTTGACTCCCAATTGAGTCTAGAGGTGACATTACTTGAACATGTCAAAACTACAAAAGATGAGAAAGCTATTCTTAGTGGTTGTGGGAGATTCGAATATGGAGATACAGAGATCAAGAACCACTTGATATTTGTTCATGAGATGGATCACATCGTATGTGCCAACAATGTCATTGTGAACCCAAGAAAAGGTGAAACATGGGCTCTTTTCAGAGATTGGAATGAAAGTTGGAACAGTCACCCGGATCTGCATGAGCCTCCTTATAGATACGACTATGTGGAAGTCATCTCCGACTTTGACGATCTTTCAGGCATTGCAGTGGCCTACATGGGGAGAGTTGAAGGATTTGCATCGGTTTTTAACCGTGCTGAGCAGAATGGACCGATCAAGATCATAGTCTCACCGGGGGAAATGCAGAAGTTTTCTCATAAAGTGGCATCGGTTAAATTGAGCGGAGATGAGAAAGAGGGAATCCCAGCTGGGTCTTTTGAGCTAAACCCTGCTGCTACCCCGAGCTACGATTCGGTTGTACATGAAAATGGGTCTACAAAATATCTGCCCATTATAATAGATTGA